In one Dermacentor albipictus isolate Rhodes 1998 colony chromosome 4, USDA_Dalb.pri_finalv2, whole genome shotgun sequence genomic region, the following are encoded:
- the LOC135914024 gene encoding uncharacterized protein encodes MSLRYAHVVSLIAAIVVTVGATDLEDFFQRIHTEGEVTTYQCYRNGTTLEPSSSRDFAVLWKGSDQPDDVAQCVCTFQLAGDSENQRFDATAEYESQGDYAILSGDGKQARLYQLQPPYQGEAYYFKEVADPDGDPAFKIYDTDETCTNAEALRNQVCPEPCDLEYVR; translated from the exons ATGTCTTTGAGATACGCACACGTGGTTTCTCTGATTGCTGCCATCGTGGTGACGGTCGGGGCAACTGATCTGGAGGATTTCTTTCAG AGGATACACACTGAAGGCGAGGTTACGACGTACCAATGCTACCGAAATGGTACCACGCTCGAGCCATCCTCATCGCGTGACTTCGCCGTCCTGTGGAAAGGCTCGGACCAGCCCGATGACGTAGCACAATGCGTGTGCACGTTCCAGCTTGCCGGCGACAGTGAGAACCAGAG GTTCGATGCCACTGCCGAGTACGAATCACAAGGAGACTACGCCATATTATCAGGCGACG GTAAACAGGCGCGTCTTTACCAACTCCAGCCTCCATACCAGGGTGAAGCCTACTACTTCAAGGAAG TGGCCGATCCGGATGGCGATCCGGCCTTCAAGATTTACGACACAGACGAGACCTGCACAAATGCCGAAGCACTTCGCAACCAGGTCTGCCCTGAACCGTGCGACTTGGAATACGTACGTTGA